A window of the Polaribacter sp. HaHaR_3_91 genome harbors these coding sequences:
- a CDS encoding aldo/keto reductase — translation MQLGLGTAALGRPQYINVRTENCDNSNLAEFRKQSFNVLEKAYNLGIRYFDTAPGYGLAEELVLEWVQTKNDNTIEITTKWGYTYTANFDANATVHEVKEHSLSKLNEQWNFSKQLLPYLKVYQIHSATLETGVLENVEVLKQLAFLKKEHNLKIGLTTTGTNQVEVIKKALEVLVDGEPVFDLFQVTYNFLDQSLIEISGELVRQNKSIVIKEALANGRVFKNESYPHYAKMYTTLENLAKKHTVGVDAISLKYCEQTIPGSIVLSGASSIDQLKQNLEMNSFTLSADEIETLNSLKVSPDAYWTERKQLQWN, via the coding sequence ATGCAATTAGGATTAGGAACAGCCGCTTTAGGAAGACCACAATACATTAATGTTCGTACAGAAAACTGTGACAACTCCAACTTAGCGGAATTTAGAAAACAAAGTTTTAACGTTTTAGAAAAAGCATATAATTTAGGAATTCGTTATTTTGATACTGCTCCTGGTTATGGTTTGGCAGAAGAATTAGTCTTAGAATGGGTTCAGACTAAAAACGACAACACTATTGAAATTACCACAAAATGGGGGTATACCTACACCGCAAATTTTGATGCTAACGCTACGGTGCATGAAGTAAAAGAACATAGTTTGTCTAAATTAAATGAGCAATGGAATTTCTCTAAACAGCTGCTGCCCTATTTAAAAGTGTACCAAATTCATTCTGCAACTTTAGAAACAGGTGTTTTAGAAAATGTAGAAGTTTTAAAACAATTGGCTTTCTTAAAAAAGGAACACAACCTAAAAATAGGATTGACCACAACGGGAACCAACCAAGTTGAAGTAATAAAAAAAGCGTTAGAAGTTTTAGTTGATGGAGAACCCGTTTTTGATTTATTTCAGGTTACCTATAATTTTTTAGATCAAAGTTTAATAGAAATTTCAGGGGAATTAGTTCGTCAAAATAAATCGATTGTAATTAAAGAAGCTTTGGCAAATGGAAGAGTTTTTAAGAATGAAAGCTATCCTCATTATGCTAAAATGTATACTACTTTGGAAAACTTAGCTAAAAAACATACCGTTGGTGTAGATGCTATTTCTCTAAAATATTGCGAGCAAACAATTCCAGGAAGTATTGTTTTAAGTGGGGCAAGTTCTATTGATCAATTGAAACAGAATTTAGAAATGAATTCTTTCACCTTATCTGCTGATGAAATTGAAACTTTAAATTCTTTAAAAGTTTCTCCTGATGCATACTGGACAGAAAGAAAGCAATTACAATGGAATTAA
- a CDS encoding bifunctional alpha/beta hydrolase/OsmC family protein has translation MNTVRLEIENKKGLKLQAYLELPANEKPNQFAIFAHCFSCNSNFNAVKNISRSLSNHGFGVLRFDFTGLGRSEGEFAESHFSANVEDLLAVNAFLEKNYKAPSLLVGHSLGGAAVIVAASKLENIKAVATVGAPATVGHVTHLFSHGTAEIPEKGDIEVKIGGRPFKINQDFVNDFSKTDLPKIIKNLRKPILVMHAPFDTVVGIENAEKIYHNAMHPKSFVSLDGADHLLSKSKDSIYVGNMIGTWVERYFESEENNMISTEGEQLVGHLNLLEDNFTTSIQTKKHAFIADEPANIGGDDFGPSPYDFLSAGLAACTVMTLKMYAERKKWDLQEVFVYITYSKKHSDDLEIAVDKPTRFDHLKKKLKFVGNLDEKQTQRLKEIAAKCPVHKTLQSDIIIETEIV, from the coding sequence ATGAATACCGTTAGATTAGAAATTGAAAATAAAAAAGGCTTAAAATTACAAGCCTATTTAGAATTACCTGCAAATGAAAAACCGAATCAATTTGCCATTTTTGCACATTGTTTTTCTTGTAATAGTAATTTTAATGCTGTAAAAAACATCAGTCGTTCTTTATCTAATCACGGTTTTGGGGTTTTACGTTTCGATTTTACAGGTTTAGGAAGAAGTGAAGGTGAATTTGCAGAAAGTCATTTTTCTGCCAACGTAGAAGATTTATTAGCGGTTAATGCTTTTTTAGAAAAAAACTACAAAGCACCGTCATTATTAGTTGGTCATTCTTTAGGAGGAGCTGCAGTTATTGTTGCAGCATCAAAATTAGAAAACATAAAAGCGGTTGCCACTGTTGGCGCCCCTGCAACTGTTGGACATGTAACTCACTTATTTTCTCATGGAACAGCAGAAATTCCAGAAAAAGGAGATATAGAAGTAAAAATTGGAGGTCGTCCTTTTAAAATAAACCAAGATTTTGTAAACGATTTTAGTAAAACAGATTTACCTAAAATTATTAAAAATTTACGCAAACCAATCTTGGTAATGCACGCTCCTTTTGATACCGTGGTTGGTATAGAAAATGCTGAGAAAATTTATCACAATGCAATGCATCCAAAAAGTTTTGTAAGTTTAGATGGTGCAGATCATTTATTATCAAAATCAAAAGATAGCATTTATGTTGGTAATATGATTGGTACTTGGGTAGAACGTTATTTTGAGTCTGAAGAGAACAATATGATTTCTACCGAAGGTGAACAGTTGGTTGGACATTTAAACTTATTAGAAGACAATTTTACAACTTCTATTCAGACTAAAAAACATGCTTTTATTGCTGATGAACCTGCAAATATTGGTGGTGATGATTTTGGTCCTTCTCCCTATGATTTTTTAAGTGCAGGTTTGGCTGCTTGTACTGTAATGACTTTAAAAATGTATGCAGAGCGTAAAAAGTGGGATTTACAAGAAGTCTTTGTATATATTACCTATTCTAAAAAACATAGTGACGATTTAGAGATTGCTGTAGATAAACCAACTCGTTTTGATCATTTAAAGAAGAAATTAAAGTTTGTTGGCAATCTAGACGAAAAACAAACGCAACGTTTAAAAGAAATTGCAGCAAAATGTCCTGTTCACAAAACGTTACAAAGTGACATTATTATAGAAACAGAAATCGTCTAA
- a CDS encoding YdiU family protein, with amino-acid sequence MNLNIKDTFTAELPSDVNLENSRRQVENAAFSYTNPKKTAKPEVLHVSQEMVTELGISEEDVKSEFFKNIVTGNEIYPNTRPYAMCYAGHQFGNWAGQLGDGRAINLFEVEHNTKNWKVQLKGAGETPYSRTADGLAVLRSSVREYLCAEAMFHLNVPTTRSLSLSLSGDSVMRDVLYDGNPAYEKGAIVSRISPSFLRFGSFEIFAARKDLKNLKSLMDYTIKHHFAHLGKPSKESYIQFFKEVSERTLAMIIHWQRVGFVHGVMNTDNMSILGLTIDFGPYGWLEGFDFGWTPNTTDSQHKRYRYGNQPNIGLWNLYQLANALYPIIEEVDPLNAILEQYKIDFEIQSLQMMKSKLGLVSSDEDDLKLIQELEDNLQLVETDMTIFFRNLSNFTEEKSGFKLVENAFYDLENISKEVENRWNTWFKKYADRLAIERISSEERKEQMDLVNPKYVLRNYMSQLAIDEADNGNYALIDELFQLLKNPYAEQPENEKWFAKRPEWARNKVGCSMLSCSS; translated from the coding sequence ATGAACCTAAACATAAAAGACACTTTTACGGCAGAATTACCTTCGGATGTTAACTTGGAAAACTCAAGAAGACAAGTAGAAAATGCTGCTTTTTCTTATACAAATCCAAAGAAAACTGCAAAACCAGAAGTATTACACGTTTCACAAGAAATGGTTACTGAATTAGGTATTTCTGAAGAAGATGTAAAATCAGAGTTTTTTAAAAATATTGTAACCGGTAACGAAATTTATCCAAATACAAGACCGTATGCTATGTGTTATGCAGGACATCAATTTGGTAATTGGGCAGGACAATTAGGCGACGGAAGAGCTATTAATTTGTTTGAAGTTGAACACAATACTAAAAACTGGAAAGTACAATTAAAAGGAGCTGGCGAAACGCCGTATTCTAGAACTGCAGATGGTTTGGCGGTTTTACGTTCATCCGTTAGAGAATATTTGTGTGCCGAGGCAATGTTTCATTTAAACGTGCCAACCACAAGATCTTTGTCTTTAAGTTTGTCTGGCGATTCAGTAATGCGAGATGTTTTATATGATGGAAATCCGGCTTATGAAAAAGGTGCCATTGTTTCTAGAATTTCTCCTTCGTTTTTACGTTTTGGTAGTTTCGAAATTTTTGCTGCTAGAAAAGACCTTAAAAACTTAAAAAGTTTAATGGATTATACCATTAAACATCATTTTGCGCATTTAGGAAAACCATCTAAAGAAAGTTATATTCAGTTTTTTAAGGAAGTTTCAGAACGTACTTTAGCCATGATTATTCATTGGCAACGTGTTGGTTTTGTACACGGAGTAATGAATACTGATAACATGTCGATTCTTGGTTTAACCATAGATTTTGGACCTTATGGTTGGCTAGAAGGCTTCGATTTTGGCTGGACTCCGAACACAACCGACAGTCAGCATAAACGATATAGATACGGAAATCAACCAAATATTGGTTTGTGGAATTTGTATCAACTAGCAAATGCTTTATATCCAATAATTGAAGAAGTAGACCCTTTAAATGCTATTTTAGAGCAATATAAAATCGATTTTGAAATACAATCTTTACAGATGATGAAATCGAAGTTAGGCTTGGTTTCTTCGGATGAAGACGATTTAAAATTGATACAAGAATTAGAAGATAATTTACAATTGGTAGAAACAGACATGACTATTTTCTTTAGAAATTTAAGTAATTTTACGGAGGAAAAATCAGGTTTCAAATTGGTAGAAAATGCTTTTTACGATTTAGAAAACATTTCTAAAGAAGTAGAGAACAGATGGAATACTTGGTTTAAAAAATATGCGGATAGACTTGCTATAGAACGAATTTCATCCGAAGAAAGAAAAGAACAAATGGATTTGGTAAATCCTAAATATGTGCTTAGAAATTATATGTCTCAACTAGCAATTGATGAAGCAGATAACGGAAATTACGCTTTAATTGATGAATTATTTCAACTCTTGAAAAATCCATACGCAGAACAACCAGAGAACGAAAAATGGTTTGCAAAAAGACCAGAATGGGCAAGAAATAAAGTAGGTTGTTCTATGTTATCTTGTAGTTCATAA
- a CDS encoding peptide-methionine (S)-S-oxide reductase encodes MELTKIAFGGGCHWCTEAVFQTLIGVEKVEQGWVASTETNNSFSEAVIVHFNTDKINLKTLIEIHLLTHKSTSNHSMRTKYRSAIYYFSSQQKEDSLKIIEELQVNFKDRIITKALTFKEFKPNTEEFQNYYQSNPDKPFCQNYINPKLIFLLQQFSEKIDKRKVAHLIPTT; translated from the coding sequence ATGGAATTAACCAAAATTGCTTTTGGTGGTGGTTGTCATTGGTGTACAGAAGCCGTTTTTCAAACTCTAATTGGTGTAGAAAAAGTGGAACAAGGTTGGGTTGCATCAACAGAAACAAATAATAGTTTTTCAGAGGCAGTAATCGTTCATTTTAATACTGATAAAATCAATTTAAAAACATTGATTGAAATTCATTTATTAACGCATAAAAGCACAAGTAATCATTCTATGAGAACGAAATATCGTTCTGCTATTTATTATTTTTCTAGTCAACAAAAAGAAGATAGCTTAAAAATAATTGAAGAATTACAAGTCAATTTTAAAGATAGAATTATTACAAAAGCATTAACATTTAAAGAGTTTAAACCGAATACAGAAGAATTTCAGAATTATTATCAATCAAATCCTGATAAACCTTTTTGTCAAAATTACATCAACCCTAAATTGATATTTTTATTACAACAATTCTCGGAAAAGATAGACAAACGTAAAGTTGCTCACCTTATTCCGACTACCTAA
- a CDS encoding glutaredoxin domain-containing protein, translated as MIKLFGTERCHKTQYYKTFLETRNLDYAFLDIEKSAENAEELRNLYENRKLNFPTITINNKKLRNPSDKDLLKWIDTI; from the coding sequence ATGATTAAATTATTTGGCACAGAAAGATGCCATAAAACTCAATATTATAAAACATTTTTAGAAACGCGTAATTTAGATTACGCGTTTTTAGATATAGAAAAGTCTGCAGAAAATGCAGAGGAATTACGTAACTTGTATGAAAATAGAAAACTAAATTTTCCTACAATTACGATTAACAATAAAAAGTTAAGAAATCCTTCTGATAAAGACCTTCTAAAATGGATAGATACAATATGA